CAAACTGATATCCATAATATCAACGTTCCCACCTTATCCAAGAAAAGTCAGTCAAGTCAGGACATTGTCTGACAAGCATCATCCCTATTTTCTACTAGGAAAGAACCAGCCTGATTCAGTAGGTACATGAGCCACGATGGGGCAGCATTCACATCTTGCATGTGCTCTACAGGGCTCACCTCAGAATGGGTGTTTAGCTTACACTTGAAAGTAGAAATAggggcgccccggtggctcagtcagttaagcgaccaacttcggctcaggtcacgatctcaccgttggtgagttcaagccccgcactgagctctatgctgacagttcggagcctgaagcctacttcagattgtgtctccctctctcctgcccctcccctgctcatgcgtgctctctcaagcgcgcgctctctctctctctcaaaaatacatacatacatacatacatacatacatacatacatacatacataaaggggtgggggcgcctgggtggctcagtcagttgagcatctgacttcagctcaggtcatgatcttgcagtttgggagttcgagccccacatcgggctcagtgctgacagctcagagcctggagcctgcttcagattctgtgtttccctctttctctgcccctcacccacttgcgccctgtctctccctcaaaaataagtgaacatttaaaaaaatgtttaaaagaaaagaaaaggaaaaaggaaagtagaaGTAATTCAGGGACTTTCCTGAGACTAAGCAGCAAATGGCAAAAACAGGAATTTCCCAATCCTTACTCTAGGTATCAGCCACTGTCTGCATCCACTAGAGGTGAAGTAGCTTCACAGAAGAGAATTCAGTCTGGTCCCAAATGAATTTACTGAGTCTGCCTACTTGCACAAACTAATAATACAGATGAAGAGGTTTAAATAAACATGACTACCTCAGGTtccctttcaaattattttatacaaGAAGGAACACGCTTGCACCTTCATAAGGAGGACCCAACTCCACACTGACAGGCTTTCGGGAAACTTTGActgaaaatcacatttttctgACATCTCCCAGAATGAGAATTCATTGTAAGAACCTCTTCTCAATGAGCTGGAGCCTCCTGTAAATTAATACTGTCCATCTCCTGTTCAAGCCCTGAACCTCCTCAAGCAGCACGTCactcatatcttctttatttcctttcctgttcaACCATACAAGCCTCATGAATACCACCTAAGTACAAAACGAACATTCTAAGACAGACTCTCATAATCTTCTTAAAACCCAACAGGTAACTGCAACCTTACTAAGTAAACAGATTTCTTGCTGGcttaataactaacatttatcaaGACCTTATAATGGCACAGGTAAAGTATGAGACAAAAAGGGGACCCAAAATTACTAAGTTATGGTACCTGCCTTGAGAAGCTCACTGCTGAATGGAAGAAGTGCAGATTCCAATTCTTCCTTatcaacaaacaaaacagacatcaTTTTCCCCAGgattttttcatatatggcctcaCCTACAGAGAGCTATGGCCAAGATATTAAGCTCGCCAGGCCTCCTTACTTCCAGCTGTCTCCTAACACTTCCATGTGCACACCCCACAAACAACTTGATCTCAACAAACCAGATATCCCCCCTATACCTGTTTCCATAGTCACCCCAACCCTTAAAAATTTGCTCTACTTTTTCTAATCCACATCCTGGTCAGTGAGATGCCCATTCACCCAATCTCTCAAATTACAAACCTTAGCCGACTCTCTCCCTAGTCACTAAGTTATGTTGCATATctcagaaatatttgtaaaatccATACCTCTCCTCTTCGTTCCCAATGCCACACGTTATTCAGACTCTAGGTAACTAGTTCGCTGACACATTTCTCATTACTTTAATTCATACATCTGTCACTCCCTAACATAAATAACTCCAATGGCTCCCTACTCTCCTTTCAGTCTTACCTCGTGGCAAGTTCCCCACCAAACATCCTGCTTAGGACAAATTTCTAATACTTAAACATCATGTTATTTCTTGTCGTCACACTTTCACCATGCCTTTGTGCATGCTGTGCTCTTGAACTGGAACACCTTATTTGTACAagctcctactcatccttcaaaacccaactAAAGTAACTCCTCCTTGCAAAAATATCCTTGACTCTCCCACACAATGGCAATATTCCCCTCACACTGTATAAATTTCTTTATATGGATATGTAACAGTGCACTATAATTTTCATATGAATGTTTCTCTGATGTCCTTGAGAAAAGATATTCCTATTTCTAACCACAGGGCCAGTTACATAGTAtctactcaataaatgtgtgttgaataaaCAGTTCACCTTCATATATCCTGGACCAATTTGCGATTGGCTGTTTTCCCCAAGTTTTATGATTTCTGAACTTGACTCTATGTGAGATTCCAACTGTCACAACTGCTTTGAGTTttcaagggtttttaaaaattctattaacaCAAATGTTGAACGAATGAGTGAATTATAATGCCTAAACATCCAATGAaatagtcttggggcacctgggtggctcagatagttaagggtcagactcttgatttcagctcaggtgtcaatctcagggtcctgagttcaagccccagctttggctctgagctgggcctggagcctactttaaaaaaaaaaaaaaaaaaaaaaaaagtcacaaacgCTTCCCAATTGACTAAGAAGAGTGGGAATCCCCCCTTTACAATCCTAACAAGAAGGATCCACCTTTCCCTAGACTGATAGACTTGATATCCCAAAAGCTTTCCCCTAGGAAAGTACTGTGCACACAAATCCAGCTGAAGACACACCCAAAATAATTCCATTAACTTGTGCTTAAGACAGGAACACAAACCATACTTGTCCTGGTTTACAAAGTCACTGGGAACTCAGAATAGCAAAGAAACCGTCCTCACTAAGCTCAAAACTttttctggagagaaagaaatggggaaggTCTGATGATCCAGAAACGTTTTTCAGTCTGGCCCAAGTTCGCACTTCCCCAGTCTCCAAAGGCAGCATTCCCTGACTTCTGATAGCTCTCCTTCCTCAGAGaacctccttcttttcctctatttATTTCTTCCCCACGCCTGCCTGGGAACAGGTTCATCTCCCAGGCTTGCACCAAGTAACCCTGAGAAAACACGGTCGCTTCATTGATTCTGGGTGTAAGGTGGACTGCAGCCCGTCAGAGACTGAAAAAAGGGGCAGGATGAGGGGCCTTCCAGGACAACCGGGCCTGCCTCTAACCCTTCTCAGAGGTCCTGTCCAAGGGCCCTCAtcccagggccaggctgggctggggagaaGGCCTCCCTCGAGTGGGGACAAGCTGAGTGGGAGAGGCTCTGGAGGCAGCTTGAGGCGGCAGGATCAGCCCCACGCTCGGGTCAAAGGTCAGCATCTCAGCAGCTAGGAGGACCCAGCAGGGAGTGGGAGGGCCGTGACCGGCACCGGAAGGTCCGAGGGACCAGCCGCTGGAGGAGCGAGCCGCTTTCAGCCCCCTCCGCCGCCCGGGCCCAGCCTCCTAGCCGCACGCAAACTCGGCCCGCCTCAGcagctgccctccccctcccacccgccccccgccaccaccTTCGTCCCCAAGGCGagcgcaggccccgcccccagagcCGCCTCGGGGCCAAGGCCTAGTCCGACAGGAGCTGCAGGAGTTGGTCAGGTTCGGGGACCGGCCCGGGCCGGCGCCGCTTACCGAGCCCCGGGCTCCTCCTCCACCACCCGCGCCGCTCCCGGACCCGCTCGCTCCCGACGCCACCGACGCCGCTGTTACTCTCGGCTCACGGACGCGCTCCCGACCTCCCCCGACCCTTCCCCCGGCCCACGGTGCCCCGCCGGGTCCTAAAGCCCGCTGTGTGATAGGTACGTCCACGCCCGTTTCCTGAGCCTGGCTCAGACCATGGTTCCCAGCAATCATCGCAAAGACTACAACTCCCGAAATGCACCGCGAGAAATAAATTAGCCAAAGAAACATCTATTGAGAGTCTACTGGATACAAGCTGCAATAGCAGATTTTCAAATATGggagaaatatacatacatactttttaaatacagCGGACTCTGAACTTGGCAATTCAATTTATAGGAATAAAGATATATGTTCCAAGATGGTTATGGCAAGTTTGtaaatgaaaaattggaaacaaatccATTCAACAAACAGTATTTTGTGCCTAGTGTGTTCAAAGTAACATGGATTAACTGGACAAGTAACTcctctgagtctcaattttctctgtacaaaatggaaaatttaaaaaaagatagctgctggggcacctgggtggctcagtgggttaagcatctgactcttcctttcagctcaggtcatgatctcaaggttcccaGGATCAAGCCTTGCTTTGGGTTGCCTGCTGATAAcacagaatctgcttgagattctctctctctccctctttctctgcccctctcctgcttgtcctctctcaaaaataagcattttaaataaataaataaataaataaataaataaataaataaataaataatcagacaGTGAGTTATCAAGGGCAGGCTTAGGAAGGCTCAAGTTGTAAATGCCCTGAAAattcagagaagggaaaattCCATGTCAATCTCTGGAGGCTTCCTGGGGGAAGGTGAAGATGGGGCCAAGTCTTAGAGGAGAGGGTATAAAGGTGAAGCAACATAACACACTGTCCATGCCTATGTCAAAGAAGTTAATTAAATACAGATTCAGACAAGGGTTAAGTTTAGAAGGCCATACACTGAGTAGGTAAGAGCACAACCTCTGGAATACTGTGAGAATGAATCCTAAAACTGCTACCTATTTGCTGTATGCCTTTGGACAATTACTTGAGCTCTTTAAACCTTAgttacagggtgcctggctggctcagtcggaagagcatgagactcttgatcttgggtggtgagttcaaaccctacattgaGTGTAgcaattactaaaaataaatatacttaaataaataaataagcctttgtTTCCTATCTGAAAAACAGGGATAGTAAAAGGCCTAtgtcatattgttttgattatccAGCCTTGAACCCTTCCTCTCATATTCTGAGGGCCTCTTCCTTTGGGTATATTCTTGGTAGAAAACCAGACCTTGAGCAGCCAAAGTAAGTGAGTTCATATGACCTGACTTTGACCACTAGGTGCAGCCTCCAAGGTTTTGACTCTTGGCCAAAAGATGCAAAAATGAAGGGATGGTCAAAATTTATTCATAACAAGTATACCCTGGCCAGATGATTCCTGCTGAAAAAACAGTCGTGCTTCCTATTTCTCGGCCTTCAAAGAGTATCTTGCTTCCTGCTCATTTTCCAAGCCTTCTCCTCCCTTATGTTCgaataaatttcacttttcttAAGAGGGCCTATTTCTGTAACTATTCTGTAACTCTTAGCCAAAAGTTTCCTCAGTgatatcacacacacagacatgtggCCACTCAAGCTTATTCATTCCTTCACCAAACATCTATTGAAgtctttctctgtgccaggctcaTGTCTAAAAgtgaggatacaaagatgaaataaatccTGTGACAACTAGAAACAAATGGAGGAGGACAAATTGGGGAGGAAGGTGATGTTTAGGACATGTTGAGATTGAAATGCCGTGAGACATTCAACCAGAGATATTTAGTAGACATGTGGGTACCCTTTACTGGAGCTCAGCAGACATATCTACtgtagataaatatttttgagccATTAACTTAGTAGTAATTGTTCAAACCATGAGAAAGGAATGGGCTAAGAAgaggacaacaaaaagaaagaatgagagagaaaaaagagagagagatcaggccCATAATAGAGTTTAAATACCAACATTTATTGATGAACCAAGCACTAtctaaaaaagaggaaaataggggcgcctgggtggctcagtcggttaagtggccgacttcggctcaggtcatgatctcgcggtccgtgagctcgagccccacgtcgggctctgtgctgacagctcggagcctggagcctgtttcggattctgtgtctccctctctctgaccctcgcctgttcatgctctgtctctctctgtctcaaaaataaataaacatttaaaaaaattaaaaaaaaaagaggaaaataacaggAGAAAGATTGCCATGGAAATCACAGGAGGGACTATCAAGGAGGTTGTCAAGCttcttagaaaaggaaataaaaatatccttgaaGACATCAGGAAAATCTACTTCAGATAAGTAGTGGTTTGAGGAatgaatagaaggagagagagtggaggCAGCAAATGCTAGAGGATCTTTGCAAGAAACTTGAttgaagggaaaaggagaggaagccACTGTGGTAGTGGTAGTGGAGAGACGAGGATGAAAGAGTGAGTTCTAAGACAGGGCAGACTGGAGAGTGTTTCTATGCTGAGAGCAAGAGGACAGAATGAGGCTGATGCAAATTCTCACTGAAGttgttgggggaaggagggagaaccAGACTCATGAGGAGGGACTGGACTTGGAGGGAGGGGGAATACCACATCATCTGAGAAGGCAGTCAGGGGTGGAAAGGACCCCTGCATATCAATGTGTAGGTGTTGCTAGAGAAATTACATACACTCGGTGCCTCTAAAGTAtgttttggggcgtctgggtggctcggtcaattaagcgaccaacttcagttcaggtcatgatctcatgacctggtttgtgaggtggagccccgcctacgactctgtgctgacagctcagagcctggagcctgcttgggattctgtgtctccctctctctctgcccctcccccgctcatgctcggtctctctctcaaaattaaacattaaaaaaaatttttttaagtatattttaattttgatttttagcaAATTCTTCGTTTGGGTGATAAATTGTTGATATAGTAAAGAGGTATGGTGCAAGGACTCAGGATTCAGATTGCTTGTGGTTGAAATCCCACCTTTACCTCTACCCAGTGAAAAGCTGTGAGAGCTTGGTCAGtttccttaatctctctgtgcttcattttccgTATCTGTGCTAGGGGCTGGTTGCTgggtgggggttggtgggggagTTACACAGCAAGTGCCATAGAAGTATTAAACTGTTATTATTTTCCACTAGATTGTCAATTCCGTGAGGTTGGAGTTTTGTTTGGTTCAAGGCTATCTAGTCAGCtgggcacttagtaggtgctcaataaaaatttcatgaCTAACTGAATTAAGGAGTTGGGGTGAGAGAGAGGCTTGGGGGGGAAGAAAAGCCTTGGGAGTATGATATGTTCACTTCAGGGCTCAGACTGGGAGATTCCTGAGTAAGGCTCTTGGCTTCTTGGGGCCTGGGGCATTGGGCCTACATGCCGACTCAACGAGCTTGCGTAGGGCTGACAAGGACGGACACACTGAGACCCTTGGGTGCTCGGGAgcctcattccccccccccaccccgcccctcccgcgAGACTCCCGTGGCTCCTCCCCTGGCGGGCGGGGTCGCGCCGCCGGGGCGTGAACGGGGCGGAGCCATGAGTTAGCCTGGTGGGGCGGTGTGGAGCCGCCTCTCAGGCCTGGCGTCGGCCCACCTCATCGACGGGGGACGGAAGTCTCAGCCCGGCTCTGTCTCCCCCGGGAACCCGGACCGAACGCCGAGCCTCGCCCCACGGGGCGGCCAGGCCCGGGCGTGCTCCGGCACCGGCGGCACCATGAAGCGTATGGGGACTCTGCGCCAGCTTTCGGATCTCAGCCACTTTAGCGGCGCGGCCCGGCTCCGGGAGTTGCTGGCCGCTGACCCAGCCGTAAAAGTCCGCTGCAGCCCAGACGGCCGCCACCTGCTGCTCCTCCGATCCCCGGGGGCGCCGTGCCCACAGCTGCTGGTGGCGGTGCGTGGCTCCGACGCGGAGCTGGAGCGTGCCTGGCCCGCTGGCCACCCCTCACCGCTAGACGCCTTCTTCCTGCCGTGGCCGGCGCGACCGGCGCTGGTCCTGGTGTGGGAGAGTGGCCTAGCCGAGGTgtggggcgccggggtggggCCTGGCTGGCGGCTGCTGAGGAGTACCGAGCTGTGTCCAGCCGGTGGAGCCTGTGTGGTGGCCGTGGCGGTGCTCCGAGGCCGCCTGGTGTGGTGCGAGGAGCGTCAGGCTGGCGCGGAGGGCCAGCTGGGACCGCCTGCTGCTTTCAGCCATTGCGTGTGCTTCCGAACCCTGGAGCCCAACGGAGAGGGCGGCACCAACCTGGGCCGCACACATGTCTTGCTGCACCACTGCCCCTCTTTTGGGCTGCTGGCCTCCCGCAAGGACCTCTTCCTGGTGCCCACTGCCACCACCTGGCCTGGTGTGGGTCATATTCTGCTCACTTGGAGCCCAGGCAAGGGCAAGGTGATGGTGGTTGCCCCATGTCTTGGCCTCTCCCACTGTAAGAGCCTGAATCCCGTCCGAGGGGACACATGGGACTTCCGGACACTGCTCCGAGGCCTTCCTGGGCTGCTGTCCCCCATGAAGCCATTGACTGTACATACCTGGGCCCCAACTCCCCAGGGCCTGCTATTGCTTGACTTCAGGGGCACTGTGAGCCTGGTGCAGACCCATGGTGGTACCCGGACTGTAGGCACGCTGCAGGAGGCACCTGTAGGCCTGGCAGGGTCTGCAGCACTGGGAACATTTCATGGTACTCTGGCCTGTGTGCTGGGCTCCACGTTGGAACTGCTGGACATGGGCAGCGGGCAGCTGCTGGAGAGAAAGGTCCTAAGTACAGACCGAGTACATTTACtggcacccccagcccctggcatgGAGGATGAGGAAGAGTTGGAGACCCGAGGGGGTCTTCGTTTGCTTTCAGCCTCGGGTTTGTTTCGAGTAGGCTGGGAAGCCCCACAGGGCCTTGAAGTGCCTTCAGCTGAAGACCTGGTGTTTGAGGAGGCCTGCGAGTACTACCAGCGGCGGAGCCTACGGGGTGCCCAGCTTACCCCAGAGGAACTGAAACACAACAGCACATTCCGGGCGCCTCAGGCCCTGGCCTCCATTCTCCAGGGACATGTGTCCCCATCTACACTAGTGACCACACTGAGGGCTGAGCTTCGAGATTACCGGGCCTTAGATCAGCTCAAAGCCCACCTGGTGGCTGGGGATGATGAGGAGGCTGGCTGGACTGAGCTGACAGAGCACGAAGTGGCACGTTTGCTGAGGACCGAGTTGATGGGAGACCAGCTGGTCCAGCTCAACACTGTTTTCCAAGCCCTTCCTACAGCAGCCTGGGGTGCAGTCCTCAGGGCCCTGCAGCTCCAGCCAGATGGGAATGGCAGGCTGAGGTCCCATGCTCCCCCTGATGTGTGGAAGAAGGTACTGGGGGGTACTTCAGCTGGAAAGGAACCCCCCAATGGGATACTGCCCCTCTTTGAACTCCTGTGCCAGTGCCTCTGCCGGCTGGAGCCTCGATGGCTGCCACCCTTTGTGGAGTTGGCACAGCAGCAGGGTGGGccgggctggggagcagggggccCAGGGTTGCCCCTGTATCGCCGAGCCCTGGCAGTACTGGGTGAGGAGGAGACCAGGTCTGAGGCCCTGGAGCTGGAGCTGCTCTTGGGCAGTGGGCGGCCCAAAGCTGTGCTCCAAGCTGTGGGCCAGCTGGTGCAAAAGGAGCAGTGGCAGCGGGCCCTGGAGGCAGGCCTGGCCCttggcccctccagccccctgctTCGAAGCGAGATCTTCAAACTGCTGTTGGCCGAATTTGCCCGGCACCGCCGACTTGATGCTTATCTCCCCCACCTTCGCCGCCTATGCCCACCAGATCTAACTCCAGCAGAGCTCCTGCTTCTAATACGGACACACCTCCCagatgagttggagccccccaccccattccctaAGCCTGGGACAGAGCCCCCTCTCACTGTGGGGTTGCTCAGAGCCCTGCTGGAGCAGACTGGGGCTCAAGGACGACCCTTGGGCCCGGTTCTAAGCCTGTATGAGGACATCCTATGCGACCCGGgcactccaccccccaccccacctcggGAACCCATGACTACCCTCCAGACATCAGACCACCCAGTCTTGGAGGCCTGGGCACCATCTGGACAGGGCCTCTGTGTGACTGACAAAGgctaaaaattatttctaggaCACAGCAGTCGGGAAGGTGCCTAGGAGTTGGCGGGGACCAGGGTGGGAGTTCTGCGTGCAATAATACTCTTCTCTTCtggaacaattaaaaaatatatacataatatatacatatgtattaaatattgTCTAAGCGTCTAagacccttggaatttcctaagtgataggagtcttttgttattcataaggAGCTTTTTAGATCACACCTGCACATATGCTAATGAGGTAATTTAGGGTGGGGATACCCAGCCTAAGGATGGGACTGGTCACCTGAAAGACCCAAGTGATGAGAGGGTTGGCACTTTCAGCCCCATCCCCAACATCCTGGGAGGGGAGTGGGGCTAGAGATTGAAATCCATAAAAATCCTGAATGAGGAAATTTGGTAAAGCACATTAAGGTGCTGGGAGGGTGACTTACTCAGAGAGGGCTTGGGagctgcacacacacatactcccaCCCTGTActttgccctatgcatctcttccatctgggtATTCCTAAGTTATATCCTTTGCGTTTTGgggagttttattctttttttttttatgtttatttatttttgagaggcagagacagagaatgagtgggggaggggcagagacaaagggagacacagaatccaaagcaggctccaggctctgagctgttagcacagagccggacatggggcttgaacccgcgaaacgggagatcgtgacctgagccaaagtcagatgcttaaccaactcagccatccaggcacccctgagttgtatcctttgtaataaactaGTAAACGTAATTAAAGTATTGccctgaattctgtgagccattctagcaaattgtCAAACCAA
This genomic stretch from Prionailurus bengalensis isolate Pbe53 chromosome D2, Fcat_Pben_1.1_paternal_pri, whole genome shotgun sequence harbors:
- the HPS6 gene encoding Hermansky-Pudlak syndrome 6 protein, translated to MKRMGTLRQLSDLSHFSGAARLRELLAADPAVKVRCSPDGRHLLLLRSPGAPCPQLLVAVRGSDAELERAWPAGHPSPLDAFFLPWPARPALVLVWESGLAEVWGAGVGPGWRLLRSTELCPAGGACVVAVAVLRGRLVWCEERQAGAEGQLGPPAAFSHCVCFRTLEPNGEGGTNLGRTHVLLHHCPSFGLLASRKDLFLVPTATTWPGVGHILLTWSPGKGKVMVVAPCLGLSHCKSLNPVRGDTWDFRTLLRGLPGLLSPMKPLTVHTWAPTPQGLLLLDFRGTVSLVQTHGGTRTVGTLQEAPVGLAGSAALGTFHGTLACVLGSTLELLDMGSGQLLERKVLSTDRVHLLAPPAPGMEDEEELETRGGLRLLSASGLFRVGWEAPQGLEVPSAEDLVFEEACEYYQRRSLRGAQLTPEELKHNSTFRAPQALASILQGHVSPSTLVTTLRAELRDYRALDQLKAHLVAGDDEEAGWTELTEHEVARLLRTELMGDQLVQLNTVFQALPTAAWGAVLRALQLQPDGNGRLRSHAPPDVWKKVLGGTSAGKEPPNGILPLFELLCQCLCRLEPRWLPPFVELAQQQGGPGWGAGGPGLPLYRRALAVLGEEETRSEALELELLLGSGRPKAVLQAVGQLVQKEQWQRALEAGLALGPSSPLLRSEIFKLLLAEFARHRRLDAYLPHLRRLCPPDLTPAELLLLIRTHLPDELEPPTPFPKPGTEPPLTVGLLRALLEQTGAQGRPLGPVLSLYEDILCDPGTPPPTPPREPMTTLQTSDHPVLEAWAPSGQGLCVTDKG